The Puntigrus tetrazona isolate hp1 chromosome 3, ASM1883169v1, whole genome shotgun sequence genome contains a region encoding:
- the caskin1 gene encoding caskin-1 isoform X3, whose amino-acid sequence MGKDQELLQAVKTEDLMTVQKLLQRPKPGKAKLLGSAKKVNVNFQDTDGFSPLHHAALNGNVEVISLLLESQAIVDIRDQKGMRPLHYAAWQGKSEPMKLLLKSGSSVNGQSDEGQIPLHLAAQHGHYDVSEMLLQHQSNPCIVDNAGKTPLDLACEFGRVGVVQLLLSSNMCAALLEPKPGDSTDPNGTSPLHLAAKNGHIDIIRLLIQAGIDINRQTKAGTALHEAALCGKTDVVRLLLDSGINATVRNTYSQTALDIVYQFTATQASREIKQMLRGKKRDASAALQVRALKDYCNNYDLTSLNIKAGDVITVLEQHSDGRWKGCIHDNRTGNDRVGYFPSSLVEVISKRPGAAGSWSTVTCTQQYQKIQLCAPVCGPVSPAVAMVNGDSYHEIHILPPPPPPPPHSHLPLFTSFGYNRSPNTSGEPHSGQEAKNDQDLASSRGSESSPHGSPTPAGGPHGGSSEEIWVLRKPVAGGDRSSVGSSGSVTSARSSGSGQSAGSSSILHAQAEGVKLLATVLSQSAKAKEHLLEQTKSLDHPSHASSNKGPSSRSQSLSSCPLHEQPYGEAVSQRKGEVLPEGKSSEAVIEWLSEFQLQVYAPNFISAGYDIPTISRMTPEDLTAIGVTKPGHRKKITSEINKITVNEWLPDQKPASLGEWLAMIGLSQYHQILVQNGYENIDFITDITWEDLQEIGITKLGHQKKLMLAVKKLAEIQKASDGRNTLRKKPPVTQEVMAIESPPHDSGECMSPKMTTFQDSELSGELQAALTRPADVQDGAEMRTNSNLGPQHRARSLHENSMSKSRDSEEPSGPPKKEARTMRQSSQGGVRSTSSAQPKPRQSYPQGAGPPYTPPQTPTKTKPPTSQAMSNPPSKQKPSTQLHQQTEKPITTRAHPQSPTQRSHPHPVSQPVETKEAAPQGPAVSVPLLCLPPEGDEACDEYGLPKKRAHSLNRYAVSDGEQERDELNVPDSGGKYATVQNRVGRSNSMKGQADKNVNRSQSFALRQKKKGPPPPPPKRSSSAISSSSSNLTEVPKETSSGPLLEVPYQPQRRASDLGGTVDTGSAGSVRSIAAMLEMSSIGGGAKGLALQKSAGHYLQVGSTGGKQRDAIGLDGEVVNRRRTISGPVTELVAAAKRGPQPEPVQDRQRNETQPSSSGSSAENLPFAEDGNLTIKQRPRQGKDENEEGLEMSYSLSQEDHSHVDTTASLKRMVQSTKQQPNGTKFQLTESNTVKRRPKNKDKDTEELQDGQMPVPYENGTGTIKRRPVSEVTVSEQPRPQEHPENSPRRDSADLEGHVTESAPRKSVKPPVSPKPVLAQHMKKQGPPAAITKKAPFPGPTGAPGSPGTTQCGPFTCPVFTQLFEGKKVPPPISPKPTPPPTAPKPSKNVLQSLNATPNPTPIPSPAKQTVTRMASTAPAQNNHPVKATTPPALSAQTPHTPQSPHTPQTPQTPQTPLTPQTPQTPQTSGPPTPTPTPPPVKPPRSSISGVSMDSSTGSAFVAGVVTVDAVHQKIEETSASLAAALQAVEEKIKEDGQKDSLAENKSTVSILDDIGSMFDDLADQLDAMLE is encoded by the exons ATTTTCACCACTGCACCATGCAGCTCTCAATGGAAATGTGGAGGTTATATCTCTGCTGCTGGAGTCTCAGGCCATAGTGGACATCAGGGACCAGAAAG GGATGCGGCCTCTGCATTATGCGGCGTGGCAGGGAAAGTCAGAGCCCATGAAGTTGCTCCTGAAGTCAGGCTCTTCTGTGAACGGTCAGTCTGATGAGGGTCAGATCCCCCTGCACCTGGCTGCTCAGCACGGACACTATGACGTA TCTGAGATGCTTCTGCAGCACCAGTCGAACCCCTGCATAGTCGACAATGCTGGGAAGACCCCACTGGACCTGGCTTGTGAATTCGGTCGGGTTGGG GTGGTCCAGCTGCTACTGAGCAGTAACATGTGTGCGGCTCTGTTGGAGCCCAAGCCCGGAGACTCGACTGATCCCAACGGCACCAGCCCGTTGCATCTCGCTGCCAAAAACGGACACATCGACATCATCAG ATTGCTGATCCAGGCCGGTATCGACATCAACAGGCAGACCAAAGCGGGCACTGCCCTGCATGAAGCTGCGCTGTGTGGGAAGACTGATGTGGTGCGCCTCCTGCTGGAT AGTGGCATCAATGCAACAGTGAGAAACACATACAGCCAGACGGCCCTGGACATCGTCTACCAGTTCACTGCTAcacaggccagccgagagatcAAGCAGATGCTGCGAGGTAAGAAAAGGG ATGCCTCAGCAGCCTTGCAGGTCAGGGCACTGAAGGACTACTGTAACAATTACGACCTGACTAGCCTTAATATAAAGGCTGGAGATGTTATCACG GTTCTGGAGCAACATTCAGATGGGAGGTGGAAGGGCTGCATCCATGATAACCGCACAGGAAATGACAGAGTGGGCTACTTCCCCTCCAGCTTGGTGGAAGTGATCAGTAAGAGGCCTGGGGCTGCGG GTTCATGGAGTACAGTCACTTGTACCCAACAGTATCAAAAGATACAGCTCTGTGCGCCGGTGTGCGGCCCTGTGTCGCCCGCCGTTGCCATGGTGAATGGGGACTCGTATCATGAGATTCATATCCTGCCGCCTCCTCCACCTCCGCCACCACATTCCCATCTGCCACTTTTCACTTCCTTTGGCTATAACAGGTCCCCAAACACCTCAGGAGAGCCGCACAGTGGACAAG aggccAAGAATGACCAAGATTTGGCTA GTTCTCGCGGCTCAGAGTCCAGTCCACATGGCTCACCCACCCCAGCCGGTGGTCCCCACGGCGGCAGCAGCGAGGAGATCTGGGTGCTGCGCAAGCCTGTGGCAG GTGGAGACCGCAGCAGCGTGGGAAGTTCAGGCAGTGTGACCAGTGCCCGATCCTCTGGTAGTGGACAGAGCGCAGGCAGCAGCAGTATCCTTCATGCACAGGCAGAGGGAGTCAAG CTTCTGGCCACGGTTTTGTCCCAGTCAGCCAAAGCTAAAGAACACCTGCTGGAGCAGACCAAGTCTTTGGACCACCCCTCTCACGCTTCCAGCAACAAGG GACCCTCCTCACGCAGTCAGAGTTTGTCAAGCTGTCCACTTCATGAGCAGCCGTATGGGGAGGCGGTGTCTCAGAGGAAAGGGGAGGTGCTGCCCGAGGGGAAG AGCTCAGAGGCTGTTATCGAATGGCTGAGTGAATTTCAGCTGCAGGTCTACGCTCCAAACTTCATCAGCGCTGGCTATGATATTCCTACCATTAGCCGAATGACCCCAGAG gattTAACAGCTATTGGAGTTACCAAACCAGGACATCGAAAGAAGATAACCTCAGAGATCAATAAGATAACTGTAAATGAGTGGCTGCCTGACCAAAAACCA GCGAGTCTTGGAGAATGGTTAGCTATGATTGGGTTGAGTCAGTATCACCAAATCTTAGTCCAAAACGGATATGAGAACATTGACTTCATCACTGACATCACGTGGGAGGACCTTCAGGAGATTGGCATTACAAAACTTG GACACCAGAAGAAGCTTATGCTTGCAGTGAAGAAGCTAGCAGAGATCCAAAAGGCCTCTGATGGTCGCAACACATTGCGTAAAAAGCCCCCAGTCACTCAGGAAGTGATGGCTATTGAGAGCCCACCCCACGACAGTGGAGAGTGTATGTCCCCTAAAATGACAACGTTCCAGGACAGTGAACTGAGTGGGGAGTTACAGGCTGCTCTTACACGCCCTGCTGATGTGCAGGATGGTGCAGAAATGAGAACCAACAGCAACCTGGGACCACAACACCGAGCCCGCAGTCTGCATGAGAACAGTATGAGCAAGAGCCGAGACTCAGAAGAGCCTAGTGGGCCACCCAAAAAGGAGGCACGTACTATGCGCCAGAGCAGCCAAGGAGGGGTGAGAAGTACCTCATCGGCGCAGCCAAAACCGCGTCAGTCTTATCCCCAAGGTGCAGGACCACCCTATACTCCACCACAAACACCCACCAAAACAAAGCCTCCCACCTCACAGGCAATGAGTAACCCACcaagtaaacaaaaacctaGCACTCAGCTGCATCAGCAGACCGAAAAGCCCATAACAACTCGTGCTCACCCCCAGTCCCCCACTCAAAGGTCCCATCCACACCCAGTGTCCCAGCCTGTGGAAACTAAGGAGGCTGCACCTCAAGGACCTGCTGTCTCAGTACCACTCCTGTGCCTGCCTCCAGAAGGTGATGAAGCTTGCGATGAGTATGGTCTGCCCAAGAAACGGGCCCACAGCCTGAATCGCTATGCTGTTTCTGATGGTGAGCAGGAGCGGGACGAGCTAAATGTGCCAGATTCAGGAGGAAAGTATGCCACAGTACAGAACCGGGTGGGTCGCAGCAACTCAATGAAAGGGCAGGCAGACAAAAATGTCAACCGAAGCCAGTCCTTTGCACTCAGACAGAAAAAGAAGGgtcctcctccacctcccccCAAACGCTCTAGTTCAGCCATCTCGAGCTCCAGTAGTAATCTGACAGAAGTGCCCAAGGAGACAAGCAGTGGACCTCTTCTGGAGGTCCCCTACCAACCACAAAGACGTGCAAGTGACCTGGGTGGCACTGTAGACACGGGCAGTGCCGGTAGTGTGAGGAGCATTGCAGCCATGTTGGAAATGTCCTCCATTGGTGGGGGTGCCAAGGGTCTCGCTTTACAGAAGTCTGCAGGTCACTATCTGCAG GTGGGTTCTACTGGAGGAAAGCAGCGAGATGCTATTGGTCTGGATGGAGAAGTAGTGAACCGTCGCAGGACTATTAGTGGGCCTGTCACTGAGTTAGTAGCAGCTGCTAAGCGAGGACCACAGCCAGAGCCAGTCCAGGATAGACAACGCAATGAAACCCAGCCAAGCTCTAGTGGGAGCTCAGCAGAGAATCTTCCATTTGCTGAGGATGGAAACCTCACCATCAAACAAAGACCTAGACAGGGCAAAGATGAGAATGAGGAGGGACTAGAAATGTCATACTCCTTATCCCAGGAGGACCATTCACATGTGGATACCACAGCCTCACTGAAAAGGATGGTCCAAAGCACCAAGCAGCAACCAAATGGCACCAAGTTCCAGCTAACAGAGTCAAATACAGTTAAGCGCCGCCCCAAGAACAAAGACAAAGATACAGAAGAACTCCAGGATGGGCAGATGCCTGTACCATATGAGAATGGGACTGGCACCATTAAAAGGCGCCCTGTGTCAGAGGTTACAGTTTCGGAGCAGCCCAGGCCACAGGAACATCCTGAGAACTCGCCTCGTCGGGACAGTGCAGACTTGGAAGGCCATGTTACTGAGAGTGCCCCTCGTAAGTCCGTCAAACCTCCTGTGTCCCCCAAACCTGTTCTGGCCCAGCACATGAAGAAACAAGGACCACCGGCtgccatcaccaagaaagccccaTTTCCTGGACCAACTGGGGCACCTGGCAGCCCAGGTACTACACAGTGCGGCCCTTTCACTTGCCCTGTCTTTACACAATTAT TTGAGGGAAAGAAAGTACCTCCTCCAATTTCACCGAAACCTACACCTCCTCCCACAGCCCCCAAACCATCCAAAAATGTTCTGCAGTCTTTAAATGCAACACCTAATCCCACTCCCATACCCTCTCCAGCCAAGCAGACTGTTACCAGAATGGCTAGCACAGCTCCTGCCCAGAACAACCACCCTGTCAAGGCTACAACCCCACCAGCCTTGAGTGCACAGACCCCACACACGCCCCAGTCTCCTCACACCCCACAGACACCACAGACACCCCAGACACCTCTAACCCCACAGACACCCCAAACTCCCCAGACATCAGGTCCCCCAACACCCACCCCTACACCACCACCTGTGAAGCCCCCTCGCTCCTCAATCAGTGGGGTGTCCATGGACAGTTCAACTGGATCAGCGTTTGTCGCAGGGGTAGTGACAGTAGATGCAGTGCACCAGAAGATAGAAGAGACCAGTGCCTCACTGGCTGCAGCCCTGCAGGCAGTCGAAGAGAAGATCAAGGAGGATGGGCAAAAAGA CTCACTGGCTGAAAACAAGAGCACAGTGAGTATCCTAGACGACATCGGCAGCATGTTCGATGACCTGGCCGACCAGCTGGATGCCATGTTGGAGTGA
- the caskin1 gene encoding caskin-1 isoform X16 — protein sequence MGKDQELLQAVKTEDLMTVQKLLQRPKPGKAKLLGSAKKVNVNFQDTDGFSPLHHAALNGNVEVISLLLESQAIVDIRDQKGMRPLHYAAWQGKSEPMKLLLKSGSSVNGQSDEGQIPLHLAAQHGHYDVSEMLLQHQSNPCIVDNAGKTPLDLACEFGRVGVVQLLLSSNMCAALLEPKPGDSTDPNGTSPLHLAAKNGHIDIIRLLIQAGIDINRQTKAGTALHEAALCGKTDVVRLLLDSGINATVRNTYSQTALDIVYQFTATQASREIKQMLRDASAALQVRALKDYCNNYDLTSLNIKAGDVITVLEQHSDGRWKGCIHDNRTGNDRVGYFPSSLVEVISKRPGAAGSWSTVTCTQQYQKIQLCAPVCGPVSPAVAMVNGDSYHEIHILPPPPPPPPHSHLPLFTSFGYNRSPNTSGEPHSGQGSRGSESSPHGSPTPAGGPHGGSSEEIWVLRKPVAGGDRSSVGSSGSVTSARSSGSGQSAGSSSILHAQAEGVKLLATVLSQSAKAKEHLLEQTKSLDHPSHASSNKGPSSRSQSLSSCPLHEQPYGEAVSQRKGEVLPEGKSSEAVIEWLSEFQLQVYAPNFISAGYDIPTISRMTPEDLTAIGVTKPGHRKKITSEINKITVNEWLPDQKPASLGEWLAMIGLSQYHQILVQNGYENIDFITDITWEDLQEIGITKLGHQKKLMLAVKKLAEIQKASDGRNTLRKKPPVTQEVMAIESPPHDSGECMSPKMTTFQDSELSGELQAALTRPADVQDGAEMRTNSNLGPQHRARSLHENSMSKSRDSEEPSGPPKKEARTMRQSSQGGVRSTSSAQPKPRQSYPQGAGPPYTPPQTPTKTKPPTSQAMSNPPSKQKPSTQLHQQTEKPITTRAHPQSPTQRSHPHPVSQPVETKEAAPQGPAVSVPLLCLPPEGDEACDEYGLPKKRAHSLNRYAVSDGEQERDELNVPDSGGKYATVQNRVGRSNSMKGQADKNVNRSQSFALRQKKKGPPPPPPKRSSSAISSSSSNLTEVPKETSSGPLLEVPYQPQRRASDLGGTVDTGSAGSVRSIAAMLEMSSIGGGAKGLALQKSAGHYLQVGSTGGKQRDAIGLDGEVVNRRRTISGPVTELVAAAKRGPQPEPVQDRQRNETQPSSSGSSAENLPFAEDGNLTIKQRPRQGKDENEEGLEMSYSLSQEDHSHVDTTASLKRMVQSTKQQPNGTKFQLTESNTVKRRPKNKDKDTEELQDGQMPVPYENGTGTIKRRPVSEVTVSEQPRPQEHPENSPRRDSADLEGHVTESAPRKSVKPPVSPKPVLAQHMKKQGPPAAITKKAPFPGPTGAPGSPVEGKKVPPPISPKPTPPPTAPKPSKNVLQSLNATPNPTPIPSPAKQTVTRMASTAPAQNNHPVKATTPPALSAQTPHTPQSPHTPQTPQTPQTPLTPQTPQTPQTSGPPTPTPTPPPVKPPRSSISGVSMDSSTGSAFVAGVVTVDAVHQKIEETSASLAAALQAVEEKIKEDGQKDSLAENKSTVSILDDIGSMFDDLADQLDAMLE from the exons ATTTTCACCACTGCACCATGCAGCTCTCAATGGAAATGTGGAGGTTATATCTCTGCTGCTGGAGTCTCAGGCCATAGTGGACATCAGGGACCAGAAAG GGATGCGGCCTCTGCATTATGCGGCGTGGCAGGGAAAGTCAGAGCCCATGAAGTTGCTCCTGAAGTCAGGCTCTTCTGTGAACGGTCAGTCTGATGAGGGTCAGATCCCCCTGCACCTGGCTGCTCAGCACGGACACTATGACGTA TCTGAGATGCTTCTGCAGCACCAGTCGAACCCCTGCATAGTCGACAATGCTGGGAAGACCCCACTGGACCTGGCTTGTGAATTCGGTCGGGTTGGG GTGGTCCAGCTGCTACTGAGCAGTAACATGTGTGCGGCTCTGTTGGAGCCCAAGCCCGGAGACTCGACTGATCCCAACGGCACCAGCCCGTTGCATCTCGCTGCCAAAAACGGACACATCGACATCATCAG ATTGCTGATCCAGGCCGGTATCGACATCAACAGGCAGACCAAAGCGGGCACTGCCCTGCATGAAGCTGCGCTGTGTGGGAAGACTGATGTGGTGCGCCTCCTGCTGGAT AGTGGCATCAATGCAACAGTGAGAAACACATACAGCCAGACGGCCCTGGACATCGTCTACCAGTTCACTGCTAcacaggccagccgagagatcAAGCAGATGCTGCGAG ATGCCTCAGCAGCCTTGCAGGTCAGGGCACTGAAGGACTACTGTAACAATTACGACCTGACTAGCCTTAATATAAAGGCTGGAGATGTTATCACG GTTCTGGAGCAACATTCAGATGGGAGGTGGAAGGGCTGCATCCATGATAACCGCACAGGAAATGACAGAGTGGGCTACTTCCCCTCCAGCTTGGTGGAAGTGATCAGTAAGAGGCCTGGGGCTGCGG GTTCATGGAGTACAGTCACTTGTACCCAACAGTATCAAAAGATACAGCTCTGTGCGCCGGTGTGCGGCCCTGTGTCGCCCGCCGTTGCCATGGTGAATGGGGACTCGTATCATGAGATTCATATCCTGCCGCCTCCTCCACCTCCGCCACCACATTCCCATCTGCCACTTTTCACTTCCTTTGGCTATAACAGGTCCCCAAACACCTCAGGAGAGCCGCACAGTGGACAAG GTTCTCGCGGCTCAGAGTCCAGTCCACATGGCTCACCCACCCCAGCCGGTGGTCCCCACGGCGGCAGCAGCGAGGAGATCTGGGTGCTGCGCAAGCCTGTGGCAG GTGGAGACCGCAGCAGCGTGGGAAGTTCAGGCAGTGTGACCAGTGCCCGATCCTCTGGTAGTGGACAGAGCGCAGGCAGCAGCAGTATCCTTCATGCACAGGCAGAGGGAGTCAAG CTTCTGGCCACGGTTTTGTCCCAGTCAGCCAAAGCTAAAGAACACCTGCTGGAGCAGACCAAGTCTTTGGACCACCCCTCTCACGCTTCCAGCAACAAGG GACCCTCCTCACGCAGTCAGAGTTTGTCAAGCTGTCCACTTCATGAGCAGCCGTATGGGGAGGCGGTGTCTCAGAGGAAAGGGGAGGTGCTGCCCGAGGGGAAG AGCTCAGAGGCTGTTATCGAATGGCTGAGTGAATTTCAGCTGCAGGTCTACGCTCCAAACTTCATCAGCGCTGGCTATGATATTCCTACCATTAGCCGAATGACCCCAGAG gattTAACAGCTATTGGAGTTACCAAACCAGGACATCGAAAGAAGATAACCTCAGAGATCAATAAGATAACTGTAAATGAGTGGCTGCCTGACCAAAAACCA GCGAGTCTTGGAGAATGGTTAGCTATGATTGGGTTGAGTCAGTATCACCAAATCTTAGTCCAAAACGGATATGAGAACATTGACTTCATCACTGACATCACGTGGGAGGACCTTCAGGAGATTGGCATTACAAAACTTG GACACCAGAAGAAGCTTATGCTTGCAGTGAAGAAGCTAGCAGAGATCCAAAAGGCCTCTGATGGTCGCAACACATTGCGTAAAAAGCCCCCAGTCACTCAGGAAGTGATGGCTATTGAGAGCCCACCCCACGACAGTGGAGAGTGTATGTCCCCTAAAATGACAACGTTCCAGGACAGTGAACTGAGTGGGGAGTTACAGGCTGCTCTTACACGCCCTGCTGATGTGCAGGATGGTGCAGAAATGAGAACCAACAGCAACCTGGGACCACAACACCGAGCCCGCAGTCTGCATGAGAACAGTATGAGCAAGAGCCGAGACTCAGAAGAGCCTAGTGGGCCACCCAAAAAGGAGGCACGTACTATGCGCCAGAGCAGCCAAGGAGGGGTGAGAAGTACCTCATCGGCGCAGCCAAAACCGCGTCAGTCTTATCCCCAAGGTGCAGGACCACCCTATACTCCACCACAAACACCCACCAAAACAAAGCCTCCCACCTCACAGGCAATGAGTAACCCACcaagtaaacaaaaacctaGCACTCAGCTGCATCAGCAGACCGAAAAGCCCATAACAACTCGTGCTCACCCCCAGTCCCCCACTCAAAGGTCCCATCCACACCCAGTGTCCCAGCCTGTGGAAACTAAGGAGGCTGCACCTCAAGGACCTGCTGTCTCAGTACCACTCCTGTGCCTGCCTCCAGAAGGTGATGAAGCTTGCGATGAGTATGGTCTGCCCAAGAAACGGGCCCACAGCCTGAATCGCTATGCTGTTTCTGATGGTGAGCAGGAGCGGGACGAGCTAAATGTGCCAGATTCAGGAGGAAAGTATGCCACAGTACAGAACCGGGTGGGTCGCAGCAACTCAATGAAAGGGCAGGCAGACAAAAATGTCAACCGAAGCCAGTCCTTTGCACTCAGACAGAAAAAGAAGGgtcctcctccacctcccccCAAACGCTCTAGTTCAGCCATCTCGAGCTCCAGTAGTAATCTGACAGAAGTGCCCAAGGAGACAAGCAGTGGACCTCTTCTGGAGGTCCCCTACCAACCACAAAGACGTGCAAGTGACCTGGGTGGCACTGTAGACACGGGCAGTGCCGGTAGTGTGAGGAGCATTGCAGCCATGTTGGAAATGTCCTCCATTGGTGGGGGTGCCAAGGGTCTCGCTTTACAGAAGTCTGCAGGTCACTATCTGCAG GTGGGTTCTACTGGAGGAAAGCAGCGAGATGCTATTGGTCTGGATGGAGAAGTAGTGAACCGTCGCAGGACTATTAGTGGGCCTGTCACTGAGTTAGTAGCAGCTGCTAAGCGAGGACCACAGCCAGAGCCAGTCCAGGATAGACAACGCAATGAAACCCAGCCAAGCTCTAGTGGGAGCTCAGCAGAGAATCTTCCATTTGCTGAGGATGGAAACCTCACCATCAAACAAAGACCTAGACAGGGCAAAGATGAGAATGAGGAGGGACTAGAAATGTCATACTCCTTATCCCAGGAGGACCATTCACATGTGGATACCACAGCCTCACTGAAAAGGATGGTCCAAAGCACCAAGCAGCAACCAAATGGCACCAAGTTCCAGCTAACAGAGTCAAATACAGTTAAGCGCCGCCCCAAGAACAAAGACAAAGATACAGAAGAACTCCAGGATGGGCAGATGCCTGTACCATATGAGAATGGGACTGGCACCATTAAAAGGCGCCCTGTGTCAGAGGTTACAGTTTCGGAGCAGCCCAGGCCACAGGAACATCCTGAGAACTCGCCTCGTCGGGACAGTGCAGACTTGGAAGGCCATGTTACTGAGAGTGCCCCTCGTAAGTCCGTCAAACCTCCTGTGTCCCCCAAACCTGTTCTGGCCCAGCACATGAAGAAACAAGGACCACCGGCtgccatcaccaagaaagccccaTTTCCTGGACCAACTGGGGCACCTGGCAGCCCAG TTGAGGGAAAGAAAGTACCTCCTCCAATTTCACCGAAACCTACACCTCCTCCCACAGCCCCCAAACCATCCAAAAATGTTCTGCAGTCTTTAAATGCAACACCTAATCCCACTCCCATACCCTCTCCAGCCAAGCAGACTGTTACCAGAATGGCTAGCACAGCTCCTGCCCAGAACAACCACCCTGTCAAGGCTACAACCCCACCAGCCTTGAGTGCACAGACCCCACACACGCCCCAGTCTCCTCACACCCCACAGACACCACAGACACCCCAGACACCTCTAACCCCACAGACACCCCAAACTCCCCAGACATCAGGTCCCCCAACACCCACCCCTACACCACCACCTGTGAAGCCCCCTCGCTCCTCAATCAGTGGGGTGTCCATGGACAGTTCAACTGGATCAGCGTTTGTCGCAGGGGTAGTGACAGTAGATGCAGTGCACCAGAAGATAGAAGAGACCAGTGCCTCACTGGCTGCAGCCCTGCAGGCAGTCGAAGAGAAGATCAAGGAGGATGGGCAAAAAGA CTCACTGGCTGAAAACAAGAGCACAGTGAGTATCCTAGACGACATCGGCAGCATGTTCGATGACCTGGCCGACCAGCTGGATGCCATGTTGGAGTGA